A region of the Thamnophis elegans isolate rThaEle1 chromosome 1, rThaEle1.pri, whole genome shotgun sequence genome:
aagatgtacTCCAATGTAGATACAAAAAATGATCAAATGGTAAAGCTGTTTGTAAAAACtataaaggtggggagggggcttggacCCTGTAACCGTCACCAGTGCATACAGGCATGCATGCCTtactgtaaaataaagaaaaagacttaAATGTTTAATGATCactgtgtttttattcattttaaaaattgagccAGTCACCAAACCTGAGCTGGCTTCTAGGTTTTATTGTCCAAGGGCTAGAGGGTGTTCCTGTAAACATAGTCTTCTGAGCCCCAAAAGGGGCTGTCATAACAGAGTCGGGACTAGCAGCAGTTTCATCCTTAACAGACAGAGTATCTTTCAACTTTTCTATTTGCTCTTTAACGGCAGTAGAACCCAACACAGAAGTTGGAACATTCACTTCGGCCATAGCATTCATAAAATCATCCCATCCTTTAGGTTTCCGCTTCTCCGTAGGGGCTCGGTGTTGCGAGGCGCCTTTCACCAAGTCTAAAATATTAGTACCGGGAATAGGTACACCTTTGTATAAAAAGGTACCCCGTTCATCCCAGGTTGAGACGTCCTGGtgctgtttcattttgttcagcaaaAGTTCTGCATTTTTCCTATAACGAGTGCTCACACCGCTTAGGATATCATCCATAGCGGTGGTCTGTGGAGTTGTTTGTGGTTGCTGCTCTGGTAATGTTGGAGATGGTTGAGGCTCCCCCGGTGGATAAATGAGATTCAGTTTGTCCTTTTCAGACTCATTTTGCCTGGTCAGTCTTAGATACCTCTGCAGTACAGAATTGTAGAGCTTAATCTTGTCATCCTCACTCAAATCATGCCTCTGAAGTATGTTGCGCATCTCATCATCCAAACGGTTAGTGGCTGTAGTACCCATAGTAGGCGTCCTGCCCTGTAGCTGCTCCATCTGATGACGCGACACCAGATACATTTTCTATGCATGGTCCATGGTTTACCCTGCTAACAGGCTAGTCAACAGAGGAATAGCAGCCCCTAGCAAGGGACCTATAAAGCCGCCCGACTGAAGTatgatctgtttcttctttttgagtGAAACCTTTCTATCGCTCAGCTTTTTAATGATACCCTTCTTACTCTTTAGAGACCGGAATTGTGAAGGTTTCAGAGGAAGATTTCCTTTTAGGGTGTTCAGTGCTATTTCTGCTATTGACCCCACCAGGTCATTATTAGCATTGCATAAAATGGCTTTTCTCTGTCTTGGTCCGGACTttactaagatttttaaaagcccccAATTTCTACGTAACCTCTCTGACATCTTAAATGAACTAGTGCTAAGATAACTGGGTTACAactttttactcttctttttcaTCGTGTAAACAGTAGGCCAATCAGGGGGGAAGAGCCCAGTTCTTAGCCTATAGGATTCTGGAGTGCTGGCTGACAAATCTACTAACAGGTACCCGTATGGTTTGTGAGTGGCATCTTGGAATACTTCTAAAAAATACTTTGTGTTAGTGGGATACATCTGCCTGGCCAGTGTGACAATTTGCATTTGATCACGGGGGCTTCTGAATAAAACCAAATATTTGGAATTCAGAGCTATTGTCCTCATTTTCTTACCTTGAAAAAACAGGTTTTGTAGTATGAGAATAATGCTCAGGTTTCTGTGATGAACGTACTGTGTAAAAGCCTTCTCTATTTGGTCGCTGTCACCGACAGATGCCATGAGATCATCTATCACAGCTAGAGTTACTTGATTTGGCGGAAACAAAacatcatcttcaaaagaagacgGAAGACCTTCCACAAACTTAATATAAGGGAATTTATTAAGCAGTTCTTTGTACAGAGGTTGCCAACAGCTATAAAACCATACAATATTTTGAGGAGTTTGAGACAATACCCCATCACCATGTTCTAACATTTGTTTgataaaaaaagatttaccaGAATTGGACGGACCACTTATAATACAGGAAAAAGGGTGTACAAATTGTGCAATGTTTTCCATTCCCCTTAATAACCGTAAGGCAGTGTACAGTAATCCTCACTATTTAATAACCTTTTATTATAcacaacttttaaagtttttcgGAGGACCCTCGTTTCTAAGGTCCACTGTTTCTTAACCCTGACAATTCCCAACTGTTCTACACtgatctccttttttctctttgcatcaGGCAGACAATAATCATCTACCAAATCTTTCAAACTGTCAAAGTTAACTTTACTGCTATTACCACAATTTAGCGTGATACCCTTCACTTTTACCACTGCTTCACCGTTGGATAAAGCATAAGCATACGTTTTGGGGCCGGCCGCAACAAACTCTGTTATCGTAGTGTTTGGTGGAATTTCGCTTGTCAGTTGTCAGTTGTCCTAAATAATCACCCACGCCCCCTCTCTACTTACAAAGATGACTGAATCGGTGTCATGGTACAGACACCTATCGCCCAGCCCCTCCAGTAGTCTGTATAATTCTAGCCGTGCATAAGCGGTCGTAAAGCTGGCAATGAATACATTAGTGCATGAGGACTTGGTGGGTTGGTTCTTGGCAGTTTTCCACGTCACGACAGCTGTCTCTGTACCCACAAACTCACATGAAGAAACATCATAATAGGGCACAAAAAGATATTTGAATAATTCCTCAGGGTTTGTCACCACTGATGTGGTCAGGTGATTGGTGCTCTGCCCAAACTTGCCCcacaatgaatttaaaaagagtTTGGCAATCTGTCTTTTGGCAGGATTTACTTCAATGTGGTCACGTCGTAAATGGACCCCTTCCATCTTTTCGTAATCCTGAATATATTGCTCTTTATCCTGATCTGTTTTGCACCATTCAGGGTAACCACTGGCCTCCTGTTTCTGTCTGAGATGCATGTTCATATATCCTGAAAATAGCTCATTTGAAGTTTTTTCAAAATGCCAGATCTCATAGATTTCAACAATTCTGTAACCTTTTTCTAAGGCTACATTCAATTCAACAGTACACCATGTACCGGTCAGAGCTCTTTCCTCATCACTGTGTTTACAGGGGGAGGTTTGCAGTTTTTCTGTGCAGGTTGCGCACAAACTAAACATTAATTTGCCCCCTGATTTGTGAGGTAGGACTGGGAAATAGAGATTCCTTGGCGGGTACACTTTGACTTTGACTAGCCCAAAATATTGCTTTATGTCCCCAAAGTTTTGATAGATGATTTGAGGGTGCCCAATTGGATACTCCTTGGTCTTATTCACAAAAGGGTACAAACTGGTGAAATCGTAGTATAAGATTTGTTCACCAGGTTTTGGTTTGTAGTACAGGCATGTAGCATTTGTTCTACCACCAAAAAAAGCATCTCGAGGATTCAAAGGAGCTGGGAGCTTATTCTCAACTAGAAACTGCTTCAAAGAGGTATCCTCCTCCACCATGGCTCGCCACTCATGTTCCCAGATGCAGCGCACAGCATAACCCTGTGACCTGAGGTATTCTTCTTTAATCCTAGTACGGCTGTGCAGGCTACCATATGTTGAATCAAGTAATTTGTTGAAGTCTTTTTCAGAGTAGCAGACAGGGCACCCATGAAAAAAACACCCGTGAAATTCAAAAGCTGTGGGGGTTCCATTTATGACCGCGAAACCATCCAAAAAATATTTGCCCACTTTCTTTTCACCACCCTTCAGAGCATGTTGAATATTGAGCTTCTCAGTGTGCTCTATATACAACAACCATTGAATCGCTGGAACCGAATACCTTTTCTGTGTATTGTGATAATTGTCCAAAGGATCTAAAGCAATGGTATTGCTTTTCAAATACATGAACAGGTACTGTGCCATGCAGACAGATGCCAATGTGATATATTGGAAGGGGTCAATGCATTGAATCTCCTCAACAGTATCCAACCCGACCCCACTGCTGTACTCACGCTCAGTCATTTTCATCACCTGATCCCTAAATCGAATACAGGCCTCTCTTAATATATCTACATCCTGTCTGCAATAGTAAGCCAGAGCCTTCTTTAGTTTAAACACAGTACCTCTATTAGCAGTGTGCCATTTCAGGAATTCTTCTCTCTCCCCGGGCATCATAGTTTCTGGGCTGTAATACTTGGTTTCAGGGAGTGGCCCCACGTAGTCTTGATTGGCCATTGTATTGAATAAGTGAGGGAAATATCCTTTGCAGCCTTGAAACCCCATAGCTTTGGGTAATTTGGATAATTTAAGTGGTAAAAATGAGAGGCTATCAATAAACCGAATCTTATAGTCTGGAAGGGTAATACACAGTAGTTTCCCCCCCTGACTTATAAGTTGAACCCTAACCTTTTCTCGGATCAGCTGCCTCAGTACAAGGTATCCATCATAACCTTTGGAGTTGTGTGCAATAAAAGTACAACCTTTAAACTTATGATTTATAAATTTCTTTATAAACTGTTCCAATCATCTAACACCATAACAATCCCACCTCACAACATCTTTATCGTCCTCATCTTTCAGCATATCCCTGGCACATGTATAATTAGGTATGTGGGTACCTGTTTCTTGGCAGCATTCAAAATCATAAATAATATATCTTTCGCCAATTCGTGGTCGGTCCAACGATTTTAGAAAGCATAAATGACCTTCCAAGCTTTCTACCTTCTCAGAGCACTGCCCACATTTGACTTCCTTGCACTTTTTGTGGGGGGTAAAGACATAAAGACCACACGTTTCACAATATTCTTTAGTCTTACACTCAACTTTTCCCTCCTTAGCGAGTTTTGCATGTCTTTCAGCACATTCCTTAGACCGACAAGGTGCTTTGCACCTACAGCACAGCCCCTTCTCCACCTCAACCTGCTGACACTCTTGCTTTAGGCACGCTCTGCAAATATATTGGCACCCGTGACTAAATTTGTGGTGATAAGCCGTGTGGCAGAATTTACAAAAATAGCGTTCGCCCAGAAAGCCCTTGATATTTTTAACACCATAGTAATGCCTGTCGTGCAAtaatataaatactattttttcttgctgcggGTGACCTGTAACAAAAAAACGCCACCCGTCCTGCATGTAAAACAAGATCTTTATAGTGACCtgtaaatgtttttcaaagatgtGTACCTGAGAAAAGTCAATCCTGTTTCCTGTGGAAATACCCAGTTTGCTGTGAAGTTCCCTGGCCTTGGTAATAATTTCTTGCTTACTACCATCAGAACCAATCAGACAGAGcaaacagctggcaaaacaaagaaattcgccttccacattgaaatctactagatgctgtctttttttctccagtaCTTCAGTAAGCAGCAAAGTATTTAACTTCctaagcccccctccctccttgttcTTCACGATGGTAACCACTAATTGCAAATCACCCCCCCACAATATCTCAGCCTTACTTTGTAGCAGATTTTCAACACTGGTCAGAAAATCATCAGCGTTTAAATCATTCATACACCTCCTATGAGAAAAGATGGGATGGTTTAACCCCTCTGCATCCAACCGTAGTTGAACAAAATCATTTGGGCCGATGTTCATGGCTACGTTATTCAAAAGAATCTGTATCACATTATGTATGGCCTCTATAGCAACTACAAAAGATCggatttgatcaagattaataaATCTATATCTCTGATAATATTCCACAGCTCTAAAATTCCGGATAGGATTTTCCCACgcctgcaccatatccagatAAACATTGTTCACATTTTGAGAGTTTACAGAGCCAGGAGCTTGTAGCTGGGACATAGTATGGTGTGTATCCTCTTCTGGTTGAGAGACAGTCATAGTATCACAACTAACACTGTCTGCTAGGGATTCAGGAAGCCCGGCGCcatgcatttttgcttttttgcaggacggttctgattaaacaaacaagcaaagaaacaaaaaaaaaaagttatcaccaacattccaaataaacacacacacacacacacacacacacacacacacacacacacacacacacacatttagtttctaaaaaataatactaatagagTTATAGTTGGATAAAATGTGAGATATTATACCTCCTAGCGGACTTTGTGCTGTGCGGCTTGTGGAAGGCTGAGGGGTCATGTTATGCTGGGACCCCTGGGATTCTGCAGGAATAGTGAGATCCGCGAATGCTTGATCGTCCACCCattctggaggaaaagaaaaaagaaccccaatagtcagaattgttgcagaatgtttataagaatctaa
Encoded here:
- the LOC116509947 gene encoding uncharacterized protein LOC116509947, with product MTPQPSTSRTAQSPLGEPSCKKAKMHGAGLPESLADSVSCDTMTVSQPEEDTHHTMSQLQAPGSVNSQNVNNVYLDMVQAWENPIRNFRAVEYYQRYRFINLDQIRSFVVAIEAIHNVIQILLNNVAMNIGPNDFVQLRLDAEGLNHPIFSHRRCMNDLNADDFLTSVENLLQSKAEILWGGDLQLVVTIVKNKEGGGLRKLNTLLLTECKEVKCGQCSEKVESLEGHLCFLKSLDRPRIGERYIIYDFECCQETGTHIPNYTCARDMLKDEDDKDVVRWDCYGVR